The genomic interval ttttttttttttttttttttgatgtttgaCAACAGTCTTTGAAGATTTTCTACTTCAGAGTAGCTACTGATGGGCTGGTTGTACTACAGAGAGAACAAGCGGGGTTCCTCAGAGTGCGACCAACTGCTCCTGCCGAAGGCAAACGCTGGTGGGGAGGATGTCACTCCATGAGGCCACAGCACTAGCTCATAAAAATCCAGAGCAGACCATGCCTAGTTGCGGTCGTCTTTTCATCCAAACATGGAGACACAACAAGCGTAGCGGGCCCGGCGATGCCGCTCCGGCTAAGCGCCCGCGTCCCGCACCGCCCGCTAAACATGCCTTGTGCCTTCTGTCCCCGCTCCTTGTAGAGGACCCACCGTCTTCCCAAGGAGATGACCCCGGTGGAGCCGGCTGCCTTCGCCGCGGAGCTCATTTCCCGGCTGGAGAAGCtgaagcaggagcaggaaaCCATGGACAGTCtggaggagaggctgcagcaAATCAAGGAGGTAGGAGGATTAACCCTCCCGGGGCCGGGCAGAGCTCGCCGCTTGCCGCCCAGCTTGGGGGGGGTTAGGAGGGGGCCGAATCCTGCTCACGGGGAGGAACGCGTTTCGATGGCGCTGCGGTTCAGGAGCCGGCGGGGTGGACGTCCCGGCGCGCGCCTCGCCGGCTCCTCGTCCTCTCGCGTTTATTCCTCGCCATCGCTTGGCCGGCAGGACGAGGAGAAGGAGGGCTCGGAGCTCCCCGCCAGCCTGCAGAGCGGTCGGGAGATGGCGAACCCCCAGCACCCGCAGCACCCGCTCTCGCTCCTGCCCTCCGGCAGCTACGAGGAGGACCCCCAGGCCATCCTGGACGAGCATCTCTCTCGCGTGCTGAAGACCCCCGGCTGCCAGTCGCCCGGCATGGGCCGGCACAGCCCCCGCGCCCGCTCCCCGGACCGCCTGCCGATGGGCAAGCCGCAGCCCGGCGCGGCCTCGCCGGCCTCGTGCGCCCTGGTGGGTAAGGGATTCGTCACCAAGCAGACCACCAAGCACGTCCACCACCACTACATCCACCACCACACCGCGCCCAAGACGAAGGAGCAGATCGAAGCGGAGGCGGCTCAGCGGGTCCAGTGCTGCTGCCCGGCGGGCAGCGACTACTACTGCTACCCCAAGTGCAAGGGCCACGCGAAAAGCACCGacccccctctccctccactgGAGCCCTTTGGGTAAGTCACGAGCACCTCGCTCCGTTGCGCCCGCCCCAAACCATCACCCCGTCGTCCCCCCCTGCGATGGGGCTGACTGGGACGGCCCCGGGGCGGCGCAGCGGGGGGCTAACGGTGGGCTCTTCTCGCCATCAGCAGGACGGGGACGCTGCCGAAGAGGCTGGGCAGAGGAGCGGAGAGCATCGCCCCGCCGGCCGGGGACGGGGGGCTGCCTGGCCCCGGCGGGGTGCAGCTACCGGGGGGCGAGGCGGACCGGGCGCAGAACGTCTGGCAGTGGATGCTGGAGAGCGAGAGGCAAAATAAGCACAAGCCCCATAGGTAAATACGCAGCTGTCTACAGCAATATCGCTCCCggtaaatatttatatattacatGGGCTGTCTATTTTTACAATCGCTAAAAACAAATGAGACTCTTTGCTCCTCCGGTTTAATATAAAAGCTGTTCCGCAGAAccagaaaaaccacaaaaatgtcatgtttttGGCAATAAACCTCCTTTCATGTTATGACAGACTTTTGAGAGGGAGCGAGCAGAATAGGAGCTGCTATTAAAGTcatattttccagcttttctaaCCCgacttcttcccctccccaagcaCACAAAGCACAAAGAAGGCCTACAGCTCCGACTTCGCCAAGGGGGCCCCCGGCCGCCACCACCCGTGGGGGACGGGCAGCCACCCGCGTGGGGCGCAGCCCGCCCACCCCTTCGTCCAGGACCCCGCCATgccccccctcaccccacccAACACCCTGGCGCAGCTGGAGGAAGCGTGTCGCCGGCTCGCCGAGGTCTCCAAGCCGCAGAAGCAACGGTAAGAGCCGCGGGAGGGATGGTCCGGGTCCCGCGGCGGGGTTTGGGGGAGCAGAAGGGGTCGGGGAGGTTTGCCGGGTGCCGGTTGTGCTCATCTTCAGCCAACGCTTGGGTTGACGGCGGGCAAGGCGGCGGGTCGACGCTGATGGCGTCCTCCCCGTCTAGGGAGAGGGGCAACCGTGGGGGCCAGTCCGTGGGGACGCGTGACAGCACGGCTTGGCCGAGCCCCAAGGATGAGCCTCCTTATTCCGACCCCACCCTACCCCGGCGCAAATAGTTTGAGTCCTAGACTATTACTTCCACTCTTTTGATGGCTGTAATTTGCCCATTTTTCCTCTGGGACGGACTCCAGCTACATACCAAGTGGAGAATTGGACTGGTTATCGTTCATTTGGGTATGGAAGGATAAATTAGCCCacagcatttttaattcttcctttgaTTGTTTACAACATGTGAGGGTTGATACAAAGAGCGAACTTAATGACCCACAGGAGACTTCAATTAGGAAGACTGtatttcaacaatttttttaaaaagtttttttttttttcttttttttcccttcttccccactTGCCCTCCCCTTCTCCACTTCAGATGTTCAACCTCAAATCAGCAGAGGGATCGAAACCACTCCGCTGCCATTCAGGGGGGAAACACCCCTTTCTGCAATGCAAGTCTAACGACAGAAGAGTGAGTATtgcacagacagaaaaggattgggaaatatatgtatataataattatattttcattaaatggaTTCCGCtttgaaaagagaggaaattctTATATCTGAAATTTCGTCTTTCGAACAttcttcttaaagaaagaacaaaacattttcaaatcttGTCTCTGGCTCTTTTTAACTTGCATTCCTGTAAAGTGGACAAAGATTGGATTAGTCTAATTACAGGATGGTTCTTTTAACAAGAAATCTGCTACAGAGAGGTCTAAAATGGCCTAAataattaaagttttctttcttacccTCTTCATCTTAAGCAATGAGTAATGTTTGAAGTCCAGACTGAGCCACCTGACTAgagcctttcatttttaattggtTGACCTTAAGTCCACCAGCTGTCTTTGctagcagctttttttctgaagccacTCTACAAAGACTTAGAACAAATTAGGAAGACTAAATTACTGCGGACTAACACTTTGTGACCTTTTGACATGCCAAGTGTACATTGCCTCAGAAGCAGTTGTAGATTTGGCTGCATGGTATTCACTAGAGCGTTGCCATTTTGCTGGGtaatattgttttaattattctttaagAAGGGTTTCTTAGTGCAAATGACAAGATCCAGTTAATTTTATCCTCACCGGGAAAAATAAGATTACCTGTGTACTTCAGGTGAATAATCTGGcggtggttttgctttgttagcTGTTGGTGGTTGCAGGTGGTTTTGTGCATGAGAAGAAAGCTTGGCAGATGCTTCGTATGAAGGCAGATGAAACGagccttttaaaatcagagGTGTACAATGCTGGGGCTCGCTAGGTAGAGGTTGGTAGCCCATGGTGAGCTCTATGCACGCTCACCTGGCCCGCGGTCCTGCTCTCATGCTTCCAGCAAGCATCTAACCTCCATCCCTCGGTTTTCCCGTCCATAAAATGGCACGAGGTctctgctgcctggggctgggcgCTTTGCGATGCCGCGATTCCCACCAACACAGCAAGCAGGAGCTGTTGTGGGAGCCTGGCAAAGGGCTGTGCAAACGCACCATGACAAATTCAGGGCAAGTACAGGAATATCTGACTTTTCAGGTCACACCCAGGGTATTTCTGACCAGCATTATGTGTGGCAGAAACACTGCTGGATTGAGTGCGGTGAAACGGCCTGttctcaaatggaaaaatagagggggttttgtgtgttttctgtttttcagtcacAAAGAGCCAAAGAAACTGCCAGTTGTTCACACCTCTCAGTCAAGTGAGTTGGTTGTCACTTATTTTTTTTGCGGAGAAGAAATTCCCTACCGGAGGATGTTAAAGGCCCAGAGCCTGACACTTGGGCActttaaagaacagctgagCAAAAAGGGAAATTACAGGTAAGAATCTGTGATATGTTTGTTCTTTAGTATGTTCTAATAGGTCAAAAGAATCGGCAGATATTTGGCAGGTCTACCCGCAATGACACGTTTACCTCGCTTCTCAGAGGCTGTAGATCTTACTTTCTTCTCACTCAAACCAAGAGCAACTTGGGGATGGAGGAAGGGGCCCTGAGCTGCAGCTTGGTTGGGGGGGGGCCACCTCCTCtccatctccctccccagcctcctcccccgATTGCGTAAGGATGCAGGCATCATGCTCCAACCCTTCTCCAAAAAGCTTGAATATGAGGAAAAGCTAGGATGGCCTTGTGGTGAAGGCATGGAGCGGTGGGGTTTGGTTTCCAAGCCGGGGTCAGCATTCATCTTGGTGCTGGCCTCCTGCTTTGCCtactcatttaattttttcatttgtaattttttttttttttttttttgcaatggtGTAGCCGTAAATGGGGTCAGTGAAAGGTTTCGATGTTCTATCTATCTAAGTGGACATGTAGCTGAGATGCAGAGAGCTCGCTTTTCATTAGGGAATAAACCTCTGCCCTGCAGGGAAAGCTCCATCAGCGATACAGAGTTCCTCCACAGAAACACCAACAAACCCTGCCTGTCTGGTTTCCAGAGCCCAGCTCCCAGTTTAACCAGTTtgcttcttcccctgctcttctAGTTCCCATGGCAGTAGCTTCACGTTGGGTGTTTTTGCTGTACTTTCCCAGCGGATCTGGGCACTAGTGGGACCATCCGTTGGCCACTTCTCCTGCAGGGTGAACAGGAGAGGGCTGTTCCAGCTTTAAGTTTTGAATTTGCGTTGAATTTGGTGGGGCTTCAAAGAGCCAGAAGGCTTGTCCTGTAACTGTCAGCATATGATATAACCTCCAAATGGTCATCTGGGTTTGGTACAAGGACTTTCCAGCTGGTGTTCCATCACTGGCCTGTCTCTAGCTTTGGAAAGTCCACCTGTGCAGATCAGAAGTAGGTCACCCAAGGGTGCTCTGAGCCTGGGGGATACCGAGCTGGGGTCTGTCTGTGGCTGTTGCACAGCGGGGCTGAAATAATGCCAATCTTTCCCCAAAACCATCTTTGCAGCCCGCCCAGCTGCCATCAGATGGCAGCAACCTGCAAGTACACCCAACCTGGACAACCTCCAGCAGAGGTTCCTGGGCTTCTTGCACGGTTGTGCCATTTTCCAGCCCCTAAAGCCTCTCCTGGCCcgctctgctcctctgctggctgctgcagcctcaTGCCCTGCTTGCAGACCAGTTTCCCTGGCCTCACCACTGGTCTGTGTagttcccccccgccccgcccggccaaaaaaaaatccttttttgtgtttgtttgttttctgtgacattttttgTGTGATGCCCGAGTGCAGGAATAGGCTACTAAAACCTCTGTGGCCCAAAAGCCCCTCCAGGTGCAATTATTTGTGCCTTGTCAGACTGTAAttactttagaaaatgtttttaagtgaCTGACAAGGATGAAACAACGTTTTGCTTAGATCTCACCCCTTTACACCTGGGTAAAGACAATACAGAAATTTATAAAAGGAACTTGGGTACGTGCCCAGTATTTTATCTTGCACAGACACAAGGTGAAACTAATTACACAAATGTGTGTACCTCCAGGGAATCATTTTGATCTAAGCTTTGACTTTTGGCTGGACTTTGAGTGAAACTGCGGGTGACCTTCAGGGAAGAGGTCCGCAGTGCCCGGAGTAGCGTGTGTGTTACGGGGAGGCACTAACTAGGCTGCTTTGGTCACATCTGgcattgatttctttttaaggcaCATTTAATAAGCATGTCTTTGAAGCCATTGCCTTTCATTTAATGCACAAAGACATGCAGAAATGCTCCGCTCTCCAAATTCTTTATTGATTGGATCAGTTTGCGAGGCGGGTACCTCGGGCTCCCGTGATGCCAGAGCCGCACGGCCGGCCCCGCCGTGGGGCAGCCGCCGGGAAATCACcgctttgctttccttcccgccccccacccccccaaaaaaaggaggaattaaGCAGTGATTTAATACTGATGGCgttaacaaaaaacaaacatacatgCACAAAAAAACTGGGTGGTGTCGGGTAATCTGAAGATGGCAGCGGTTCAAAACAGAGCTGTAACGCCAGGCCTGGCCGCCTCGATTGGTGCCAGATGTcccaaaaaattaaaaaaaaaaaattaaaaaaaaaagagcaaagcttGCCACATAAAATATGTTTCAATGGAAAGCCCATTTCTGAGCAAATAAGAGCAGAGTGACTTGTTTGAAGATGTTGTgggggaggattttttttcgctttgcctcctctttttctttttttttaccccttttctctgtgaaataaGGTTGTAATTATGTAAAAGGTCATAGCGtgttttctcaaataaaaattttgtaaaCACAGCCAGCGCTTGGGCTTGTGGAGGAAGTTATTGGGAAGAGCGGCTGTTATCTGGAGAGGGGcggagaaggggaaagggaagagaaagttCTTTGTAATTCATTCAAactttccttgggtttttttggttttgtttcaaggCTGCTGGCCTGGGGAATTGCGGCCTTGACCTGCAGCATGAAAGTTGGTGGGAGTTGGgccattgacttcaatgagTGCAGGCTCTGAAGGACTTAAATaagatgtttttccttgctGAGCCATTAAAGAAGCAACATGTGTCAATTCAGCTTGGACTgactttacaaaaataaatcctgacCATACCTTGACTAAATGGAGCTGGTTTCAGCTCTTTGACTAAAAAGCCAGCTTTTATCCCCctaccaaaataattttagtgtaccctaaaaataaatagatttgcAGGCTGTTGTTAcggagtattttaaaaatgtgtaatagaacagtcactaaaaaaaaaaacccaaacaaattcTAAGGCCCTGCCGTGgctctttcagttttaatagTAAAAGTGAGCTTAATTTGATCTCCTTTCCCatcctaaaaaaaataacaactgcaAACCCCTTTCCCCCAACAAACATCTGCCAACCCCAGTTGTCTGGAAACTACAGGGGAGGGGTGTGGGAGGGGttaattttcttatatttttctttgtaatccATCTGAGGAAGGTCTTGCCATCCCTGGCGATCAGATGGCAAAGCACTTTTCCAAGGGAGCAGGCATGTCCGAGGAGGTGTGCGGCGGCAGACGGACAGGCTCCCTAAATGCTACCCCTCTGAATGGAAGCCCTTCATTTGTGCATATGCAATTAAGCAGCCTTAGAAGGAAGAAAGCTCCAAACGGGATAAAAGGAACCTTTAATCAAGAAGCTGAACGGTCTAATTCAGGATAATAGAGGGGTCCTTACTGTTTGACACAGGAGGGGTGGGGGTGCTTTTTGTCTCTGGGAGCGTTGGCTTCATGATCTAACGACCCGGAGCAAAAGAGCAGGAATGCAGGACACTGCTACTTGACCTCCCCGTGTCACGTCCCGCAGGCTGGACCAGGGCTGCTCTGACTGCTAGGAAGCGCCGGGAAACAAATACAGGAgtttctgtcactgaaaatgGATATGTGAATTAGGCATTTGGTTGTTTCGAATGTGAGGCTCCCgggttgggtggttttttttttgtttttttttttttttttcaggaggagTACTGCAGAGTTTCAGCTTTTGCATTGCAGGAAGCTGGgatggttttcttttaatccaTCCGTATGCCTAAAAAGCCTCTCCTTTTAATAACAGTTGCTAATTTTAATGTTGGGCTTCAGctttgaaacaagaaaacacatgaaagaaagaaggtggggagagaggggaacCTTAAgaatgctttgctttgaaattctgtttatttattttttaaataagatattTGACCAGAaatctttctaattttctttacGGCTGAGGATAGCCACTGCCAACGCGTATAATTTACTCACTGTAGAAGCTGTTGTCACCGCTGAGGAGCgtgcacagccctgctccctccgTCCCATCGCcgtccctgcagccccggggatGCTTTCATGTTGCTGGACCTGAGCAGCCCTGAGGTTTTCCTGGCCATGCTGGGCGCTGGAGGAGCATCCTAGGAGGGAGAGATTGGAAATGTTGCGGTTAAAAGAACGGCCAAAGCATCCTTTGCTTTaccttttgatttttaactgtGTTTTAATTCTCCTTACCACAGATACTACTTCAAAAAAGCAAGCGACGAGTTTGACTGCGGTGCGGTGTTTGAAGAGATTTGGGAAGACGAAACCATCCTGCCGATGTACGAAGGAAGGATTCTTGGGAAAGTAGAAAGGATCGATTGATGGCATCTGTGTTTCTTAAGAAAAGTTAAGCTAGAAAAGTCTTTGGACACACAACAGTAGTGATGacaaggaaagtaaaaaaaaaaaaaaaaacaaactctgaaGGAAAGTTTTGAaccaatgaagaaaaaaagtgaagtctATGAAGACTTTGCTGAATTAgccttagaggaaaaaaatggcatttattaTTCATGAGTTGGGTACTGAGATGATAAAACCCCTGaactatttattaaaaacatgacCACTGTTGGCTATTGGAGATGCAGACCGTGTTTGAGAGACTTCCATACATAATATATGATTTCCTGGGGATCTGAAATGTATGGACTAAGAGAAACTGTGTATAGCTTACCTTAACAGTAATCCTTATTGATATTTATTGAacagtctgttttcccttaagtcCAGTTTTTGGATATGCTGCTTTAACAATGGAGAAGAGAGGGGCTGGGAAGTGGGGTGTTGGGAggaagtattattttatttttttatatcgTTCCCACTATCTAAAATTTAGGAGTTTGGCTATGAGCgcatctgtgattttttttttttttttttttaagggggaggagggaaggagtgaCATGCCCCATATTTCTCCAAGTGAAGATAAaacttttctaaagaaataataataaaagccgaaataaaaatactgtccTACCATTCATCTAGAGACCGGTGCATTTTAATCTATGCTGCTCTAATTTGAAATAAAGGTCTTAAGCGTTAAATATGTTAGATGCAATATAAGAACAGCAACTTGTTATTTTGTCCATGGATTTCTGCGGTGTgaggtttttgctttgctgctgtcagTGGTGAGGGTACCGTGTGGTGGCCAGTGCCTCTCTCGGTCGAGGCAAGGTAGAGCAAATCCCTGAGCCTGGGAGAGCTGTAGAAGAAGCCATCCAGTCCCCGTTTCCATTCTTAGCACACCAAAAGGACACGCTGCAAAAGCCAGGTTAAAAAACCCGTATGTATTCCACATAGCTAGCTAATTTTTTTAGCCATTCTACTTCAATGTTAGCACAACTTGTATTTCAACGATGTGTAACTACGCTGGGGCATATTTTCAGATTGGTGTGGAGCGCGTGATTCgttgtgtggtggtttttggtttggttttttggttttttttttttgccttaccTTCACAACACCCATGTGAGCCCGTGGGAGATGTGGGCGAAGGCTCTCTGCAGCCCTTGGCAGAGCTtcgtgtgtgcgtgtgcgtgggTGTTGGGACAGAGCGACCCTTTCCCGAGAAAGACCTTGCATTTCTACAGTTGGGTTTTGTGTTGATTAAGTTAATCTGTGCATTCTGTTTGCCATTGCTACTTTGTATAAGTCTGTATATATTGTAGAAAATGTATGGTGAAAATATTAATACACTATCtctagtgtttttaaaatttaatcagtACAGTACCTGTGCCTGCATGGTGTTACGAGACCATGCGTCGCCCTATATTCAGGGTTCAAGCTTTCCCTTGTTTGTTTAAGGGgtttatgtataaatatattttatgccTTTTATTACAAGTCCTGTACTCATGACTTTTGCCATGGCATTTTGTTCTACTTATACTGTAAATTATGCATTATAAagagtttcatttaaaaaaaaaaattacttggtaCAATAATTATTGTAATTAAGAGATGTAGcctttattaaaattttatatttttcaaattaatattgtctgactttttttttcacccttaaTGGCTTAAAAGGTTGCTTCTCATGTGTGGTGGTAGCTGGAAacagcagctgagctctgccctgccctctccctcccctggcAGGGGCTGTTCCTGCCGCAAAGAGCAGGTTGCAGCTCAAGTAGGCAAGGCAAAGGCTGGGGCTGCGCTTCGGTGCAACGATTAAATCATTTGCAGCTCCTTCAGGTAACTCAGCTACAAATTTAGCATAGCCTTATTGCCCTGACTGCACTGCCGAGCCTACCTGATGGGGAGAGACCAGGCTGACGGAGGAGCGGGGACTTTCTCTCGCTCTTTAAGTGGGCTAACGAAGCCAGGGCGTGATGTTCAAAGGGTGGTCCGGTGCTGGAGCTCTCCTGCAGGGCCGTGGCATATCATCGTTAGGCGATGGAGGGTGGTCACAGCCTTACCCTGGCGCGGTTGAGCTGGGACCGCTCACCTGCATCACCTGCCGGAGCAAAAACCAGCTTTGTAAAGTCCTGGCTTGTGTGGCCGCCTTGGCCGAGACGAACTGGGGCGATTTGATGGAAGCGGCCGAGCAGGACAAACGCCGGGGAGCTCTTGCCCGTGCACCTTCCCTCTCGCTGGTATTTACGGTACAAAACCTATTTTATAGCTGAACGAGCTTAATTTGTTCCTGAGGGAAGCTGCCCATACCAGGGATGGATTTGTCTCCCAGCTGTTGCCCAGACCTTCCCCGGCTCAAGCAAGTAACCCTGGGAAAGCAATTGTGGAAATGCTTTTGGTCTGTCCTGTTGGTAACCAAAGCCagcctcttttcttttgctagaCCAATGGCACcaactagggtttttttttttctctctccaccctatttttttctatgagGCTTTAAATTATCTGGGTTATTTTGTGTGTATGAGAAGACTTCATTTAAAACATCAGTAAAACTTCTATCAAAGGGCTCAACTTCACACCGAGTACACAGAGCTCAGGACTGAATCCTGCAGTTcaagggagctgcaggcagttTTACACATTTAAATGGATGGtgccttgttttaaaaaaaccatctGAAGTTCATGGGGTTCATCTTAATTGATAAGCTGGACATAACGGATGGGTGTAGGGAGACTTCAACAACATAAGGGaag from Aquila chrysaetos chrysaetos chromosome 5, bAquChr1.4, whole genome shotgun sequence carries:
- the AXIN2 gene encoding axin-2 isoform X1, giving the protein MSSAVVLTHLPDPSSSFREDAPRPPVPGEEGETPCPQLASSFLPKSQSFKAMPVPPAPRRNENGLGEPEGSASPDSPLARWTKSLHSLLGDQDGAYLFRTFLEREKCVDTLDFWFACNGFRQMDLKDTKTLRVAKAIYKRYIENNSIVSKQLKPATKTYIRDSIKKQQIDSIMFDQAQTEIQTVMEENAYQMFLTSDIYLEYVRSGGENPAYMNSNGLGSLKVVCGYLPTLNEEEEWSCADFKNKILPSVVGLSSKTLRVTANVRATETIENGYRSFKRNDPVNPYHVNSGYVFAPATSANDSEISSDALTDDSMSMTDSSVDGIPPYRIGSKKQLQREMHRSVKANGQVSLPHFPRTHRLPKEMTPVEPAAFAAELISRLEKLKQEQETMDSLEERLQQIKEDEEKEGSELPASLQSGREMANPQHPQHPLSLLPSGSYEEDPQAILDEHLSRVLKTPGCQSPGMGRHSPRARSPDRLPMGKPQPGAASPASCALVGKGFVTKQTTKHVHHHYIHHHTAPKTKEQIEAEAAQRVQCCCPAGSDYYCYPKCKGHAKSTDPPLPPLEPFGRTGTLPKRLGRGAESIAPPAGDGGLPGPGGVQLPGGEADRAQNVWQWMLESERQNKHKPHSTQSTKKAYSSDFAKGAPGRHHPWGTGSHPRGAQPAHPFVQDPAMPPLTPPNTLAQLEEACRRLAEVSKPQKQRCSTSNQQRDRNHSAAIQGGNTPFCNASLTTEDHKEPKKLPVVHTSQSSELVVTYFFCGEEIPYRRMLKAQSLTLGHFKEQLSKKGNYRYYFKKASDEFDCGAVFEEIWEDETILPMYEGRILGKVERID
- the AXIN2 gene encoding axin-2 isoform X2, with amino-acid sequence MSSAVVLTHLPDPSSSFREDAPRPPVPGEEGETPCPQLASSFLPKSQSFKAMPVPPAPRRNENGLGEPEGSASPDSPLARWTKSLHSLLGDQDGAYLFRTFLEREKCVDTLDFWFACNGFRQMDLKDTKTLRVAKAIYKRYIENNSIVSKQLKPATKTYIRDSIKKQQIDSIMFDQAQTEIQTVMEENAYQMFLTSDIYLEYVRSGGENPAYMNSNGLGSLKVVCGYLPTLNEEEEWSCADFKNKILPSVVGLSSKTLRVTANVRATETIENGYRSFKRNDPVNPYHVNSGYVFAPATSANDSEISSDALTDDSMSMTDSSVDGIPPYRIGSKKQLQREMHRSVKANGQVSLPHFPRTHRLPKEMTPVEPAAFAAELISRLEKLKQEQETMDSLEERLQQIKEDEEKEGSELPASLQSGREMANPQHPQHPLSLLPSGSYEEDPQAILDEHLSRVLKTPGCQSPGMGRHSPRARSPDRLPMGKPQPGAASPASCALVGKGFVTKQTTKHVHHHYIHHHTAPKTKEQIEAEAAQRVQCCCPAGSDYYCYPKCKGHAKSTDPPLPPLEPFGTGTLPKRLGRGAESIAPPAGDGGLPGPGGVQLPGGEADRAQNVWQWMLESERQNKHKPHSTQSTKKAYSSDFAKGAPGRHHPWGTGSHPRGAQPAHPFVQDPAMPPLTPPNTLAQLEEACRRLAEVSKPQKQRCSTSNQQRDRNHSAAIQGGNTPFCNASLTTEDHKEPKKLPVVHTSQSSELVVTYFFCGEEIPYRRMLKAQSLTLGHFKEQLSKKGNYRYYFKKASDEFDCGAVFEEIWEDETILPMYEGRILGKVERID